A stretch of the Capsicum annuum cultivar UCD-10X-F1 chromosome 10, UCD10Xv1.1, whole genome shotgun sequence genome encodes the following:
- the LOC107843400 gene encoding non-specific lipid-transfer protein 2, whose protein sequence is MEMVGKIACFVLLYMVVVAPSAEALSCSQVTSGLAPCLPYLQGRGPLGGCCSGVKDLLAAAKTPADRKTACTCMKSAANSIKGIDAGKAASIPATCGVNIPYKISPSTDCSTVQ, encoded by the exons ATGGAAATGGTTGGCAAAATTGCATGCTTTGTGCTTTTGTACATGGTGGTGGTTGCACCTTCTGCAGAGGCACTTAGCTGCAGCCAGGTTACATCTGGCTTGGCTCCTTGCCTCCCTTATCTGCAGGGTCGTGGCCCTCTCGGAGGCTGTTGTAGTGGAGTTAAGGATCTGCTTGCTGCAGCCAAGACCCCAGCGGACCGAAAGACAGCATGTACTTGCATGAAATCAGCAGCTAATTCGATTAAGGGCATTGATGCAGGCAAAGCAGCTAGTATCCCTGCTACTTGTGGTGTTAACATTCCATACAAGATCAGTCCTTCCACTGACTGCTCCAC GGTCCAGTAG